Proteins co-encoded in one Methylomonas albis genomic window:
- a CDS encoding IS256 family transposase: MTVSPKAIPDELLDALMSNYQTPEDLIGANGLLKQLTKAIVERALEAEMTAHLGHGKHEAVTNANSNARNGKSRKTLKGDFGDLPIEIPRDRHGEFEPQIIAKHQRRWTGFDDKIISLYARGLTVREIQAHLLEIYHTEVSPTLISSVTDAVLEEVSAWQTRPLDPIYPIVYLDCLHTKVRDSGSVRIKAVYLAIGVNLDGHKEVLGLWIAQSEGAKFWLQVVTELKNRGVNDVFIACVDGLKGFPEAIETVFPKATVQLCIVHLVRNSLNYVSYKRRQSVADDLKRIYQAATVREAEQKLAEFEANWHEAYPTIAPIWRRNWDRIIPFFDYPPEIRKVIYTTNTIESVNRSLRKIIKNRAIFPSDDALSKLLYLALKNISQKWTMPVYDWKAALNRFSIQFEDRIPNR; encoded by the coding sequence ATGACCGTATCACCCAAAGCCATTCCTGATGAATTACTCGATGCCTTAATGTCGAACTATCAAACACCCGAAGACCTGATCGGTGCCAATGGACTGTTAAAGCAGTTGACCAAAGCCATTGTCGAACGCGCCCTGGAAGCGGAAATGACCGCGCATTTGGGCCACGGCAAGCATGAGGCGGTGACCAACGCCAATAGCAATGCCCGTAACGGCAAGAGCCGGAAAACGCTCAAAGGCGACTTCGGCGACTTACCCATCGAGATTCCCCGTGACCGTCATGGCGAATTCGAACCCCAGATTATCGCCAAGCATCAACGGCGCTGGACGGGCTTCGACGACAAGATCATCTCGTTGTACGCCCGCGGCCTGACGGTACGGGAAATCCAGGCCCATCTATTGGAGATCTATCACACGGAGGTGTCGCCCACCTTGATTTCCTCGGTGACCGACGCGGTCCTTGAGGAGGTGAGCGCCTGGCAAACCCGTCCGCTGGATCCGATTTACCCCATCGTCTACCTCGACTGCCTACACACCAAAGTGCGGGACAGTGGCAGTGTGCGGATCAAGGCGGTCTATCTGGCTATTGGTGTCAATCTGGACGGCCACAAAGAGGTGCTGGGGCTGTGGATTGCCCAAAGCGAAGGCGCCAAATTTTGGCTGCAAGTGGTCACCGAGCTCAAGAACCGTGGCGTCAACGACGTTTTTATCGCCTGTGTCGACGGTCTAAAGGGGTTTCCGGAAGCGATCGAAACCGTGTTTCCCAAAGCCACTGTGCAGTTGTGCATCGTGCACTTGGTCCGTAACAGCCTTAACTACGTCAGCTACAAAAGGCGCCAGTCGGTCGCCGACGACCTCAAGCGTATCTATCAAGCCGCTACCGTCAGGGAAGCCGAACAAAAACTGGCCGAATTCGAGGCCAACTGGCACGAAGCCTATCCCACCATTGCCCCGATCTGGCGACGAAACTGGGACCGTATCATCCCGTTTTTCGACTATCCGCCCGAGATTCGCAAGGTGATCTACACCACTAATACCATCGAATCGGTGAACCGAAGCCTGAGAAAAATCATAAAAAATCGCGCGATCTTCCCCAGCGATGACGCATTATCCAAGTTGCTCTATCTGGCATTGAAGAATATCAGCCAAAAGTGGACCATGCCCGTCTATGACTGGAAAGCCGCATTAAACCGGTTTAGTATTCAGTTCGAAGACCGAATCCCTAACCGATAA
- a CDS encoding PAS domain-containing sensor histidine kinase yields the protein MHRRQPMPAISKIVLSAGILGVVIGTLGIRLSTDISWIRFFDNMHWTSGTVSSAILGCLSLKRAAPADAKSVFWFTLGLSGYAVGQIFWDIQTAIAYANFPAPSDLLYLWLGPCIAIGLLLEIRGHTVAAERKTIWLDALTLTVAMLTLILALYLPKRGETALLPLLILIAYPATLFGAASLALTMMPVLRQRPNSSLLLFLIGLIITGLSWMRWNFMALDGTAIDGAWFNISFSVAVLLIGFSLTSWNIDDNTDPSWDRWCEGMLRLFPLLTVVMASLAVVFSHTLNNLPFIVQTAADIGSVIVVVLAMIRQGALLKDRDALLLAQLALVTSKRELAVERSQLKSLVCAIPDLVWLKDPEGIYLNCNPRFETFFGAAESQIIGKTDYDFIDRELADFFRGHDRIAMEANKPCSNEEWLTFVASGYHGLFETIKTPMRDEAGALIGVLGVARDITERKRLEEELKRTGEELRHYKDHLEETVLQRTEELLLARDAAESANKAKSVFLANMSHELRTPLNAILGFSNMMRQDAQLNPSQSENLNIINRSGEHLLKLINDVLEMAKIEADRLELNMAPFDLGAMVRDVTEMMQIRAREKSLRLELDQSSEFPRYINSDEARIRQILTNLITNAIKFTDQGEISVRLGVRQNKRSHLQIEVEDSGVGIPQEEQTRIFEPFVQLGEHAINQGTGLGLTITRQFVNLLGGQITLDSTPGKGSLFRVELPVELADANQILHSKHLDASELVELAPGQPRYRILIVEDQRENQLLLNRLMTQLGLETNIAENGKQGIEVFQSWQPDLIWMDKQMPVMDGIEATQYIRRLPDGQMVKIVAVTASAFMEQQQEMLDAGMDDFVRKPYRFDEIYACLARQLSLEYVYTSQHAMEEMPATEQIVDMLARLPLELRIELRYELICLNSDNIIEIIQRIAGIDATLARTLSKPAESFDYPAILQWLDESEQL from the coding sequence ATGCATAGACGCCAACCCATGCCTGCCATCAGCAAAATCGTCCTATCGGCCGGAATATTGGGCGTGGTGATCGGCACTCTAGGTATCCGCCTATCTACCGACATTTCTTGGATTCGCTTTTTCGATAACATGCATTGGACATCGGGCACTGTCTCATCGGCAATCCTGGGCTGTCTGAGCCTGAAACGAGCCGCTCCAGCCGATGCCAAAAGCGTGTTCTGGTTTACGCTCGGTTTAAGTGGCTATGCCGTTGGCCAGATATTCTGGGATATTCAAACCGCGATCGCTTATGCCAACTTCCCCGCTCCATCGGATTTGTTGTATCTGTGGCTGGGACCTTGCATCGCCATAGGCTTACTGCTGGAAATCCGTGGACATACCGTAGCGGCCGAACGCAAAACAATCTGGCTGGACGCACTAACCCTGACCGTGGCGATGTTGACACTGATTCTGGCGCTGTATCTGCCCAAACGCGGCGAAACCGCGCTGCTGCCGCTGCTGATTCTGATAGCCTATCCTGCCACGCTGTTCGGAGCCGCCAGTTTGGCTCTGACCATGATGCCTGTGTTGCGCCAGCGCCCCAATTCCAGTCTGTTGCTGTTTCTGATCGGCCTGATTATCACCGGACTTAGCTGGATGCGCTGGAATTTCATGGCCCTGGACGGCACCGCTATCGACGGCGCCTGGTTCAATATATCGTTTTCGGTAGCGGTATTGTTGATCGGCTTCAGCCTAACCAGCTGGAATATCGACGACAATACCGACCCCAGCTGGGACCGCTGGTGCGAGGGCATGTTGCGATTGTTTCCTCTACTCACCGTGGTAATGGCCTCGCTGGCCGTGGTGTTTTCCCATACCCTCAACAATTTACCGTTCATTGTGCAAACCGCGGCGGACATAGGTTCTGTGATAGTAGTCGTGCTGGCGATGATTCGGCAAGGCGCGTTACTGAAAGATCGCGACGCTTTGTTGCTGGCACAATTGGCGCTGGTGACCAGCAAGCGGGAACTCGCCGTGGAACGCAGCCAGCTTAAATCGCTGGTGTGCGCTATTCCAGATCTCGTCTGGCTTAAGGATCCGGAAGGCATTTATTTGAATTGCAACCCGCGCTTCGAAACGTTTTTCGGCGCCGCCGAAAGTCAAATCATCGGCAAGACCGACTACGATTTCATCGATCGCGAATTGGCCGATTTCTTTCGCGGGCACGACCGAATTGCTATGGAGGCGAATAAGCCTTGCAGCAACGAGGAATGGCTGACGTTCGTGGCCAGCGGCTACCACGGCTTGTTCGAAACCATCAAGACGCCGATGCGCGACGAAGCCGGTGCCTTGATCGGGGTATTGGGCGTGGCTAGAGACATCACCGAACGCAAACGGCTCGAAGAGGAGCTGAAACGAACCGGCGAAGAACTTCGCCATTATAAGGACCATCTGGAAGAAACGGTTCTACAGCGTACCGAGGAACTGCTGCTGGCCAGGGACGCGGCGGAATCGGCAAACAAGGCCAAAAGTGTTTTCCTGGCCAACATGAGCCACGAATTGCGCACCCCGCTAAACGCCATCTTGGGTTTTTCCAATATGATGCGCCAGGATGCCCAGTTGAACCCCAGCCAGTCTGAAAACCTGAACATCATCAACCGTAGCGGCGAACATCTGCTGAAATTGATTAACGACGTCTTGGAGATGGCCAAAATCGAGGCGGACCGTTTGGAATTGAACATGGCACCATTCGATCTGGGCGCCATGGTGCGGGACGTTACCGAAATGATGCAGATCCGCGCCCGTGAAAAAAGTTTACGGCTGGAACTCGATCAATCGTCGGAATTTCCGCGCTATATCAACAGCGACGAAGCCCGCATTCGACAAATTCTGACCAATCTGATTACCAACGCGATCAAGTTTACCGATCAAGGCGAGATAAGCGTGCGCTTGGGCGTAAGACAAAACAAGCGTTCGCATTTGCAGATCGAAGTCGAGGATAGCGGCGTCGGCATCCCGCAGGAGGAACAGACTCGTATTTTCGAACCATTTGTGCAACTGGGTGAACATGCCATCAATCAAGGTACCGGTCTCGGTCTAACTATCACCCGTCAGTTCGTCAATCTCTTGGGCGGCCAGATTACTCTCGACAGTACACCCGGCAAGGGCTCGCTGTTCCGGGTCGAATTGCCGGTAGAATTGGCTGACGCCAACCAGATTCTCCATTCCAAGCACCTCGACGCGAGCGAGCTGGTGGAACTCGCGCCAGGCCAACCTCGCTACCGCATCCTGATCGTTGAAGATCAACGCGAAAATCAGTTGCTGCTGAACCGTTTGATGACCCAACTTGGCCTGGAAACCAATATCGCGGAGAACGGCAAGCAAGGGATAGAAGTCTTTCAAAGCTGGCAGCCCGATTTAATCTGGATGGACAAGCAGATGCCGGTGATGGACGGTATCGAAGCCACTCAATACATCCGCCGATTGCCCGATGGTCAAATGGTGAAAATCGTCGCAGTGACCGCCTCCGCCTTCATGGAACAACAGCAGGAAATGCTGGATGCCGGCATGGACGATTTCGTGCGCAAACCCTATCGTTTCGATGAAATTTATGCCTGTCTGGCTCGGCAACTGAGCCTGGAATATGTCTACACATCTCAACATGCGATGGAAGAAATGCCTGCCACGGAACAAATCGTCGACATGCTGGCAAGATTGCCGTTAGAGCTGCGTATAGAGCTGAGGTATGAACTGATCTGCCTGAACAGTGACAACATAATAGAAATCATACAACGGATAGCAGGCATCGATGCCACGTTAGCGCGGACTTTGTCCAAGCCGGCGGAAAGCTTCGATTATCCGGCCATCTTGCAATGGTTGGACGAGTCGGAACAGCTCTAG
- a CDS encoding SphA family protein, with translation MINNSPHQLRRSAILRYLAIVALIWNGPLVSHASEGGGSNYLPGFYGDFAMAVMPEKGTFFNNFYAAYKDTKGQTGTILEMPSIVHATGQKILGGNFIVALYPGLVAAKDQSNNNDMTRFGLGDAYLIPIALNWQWGSLTALAFEGVVAPTGYYEKGALNAGRNVWTFDHILSLTWQLPADNELSVTLGYMNNLKNPATAYQSGDEFHVDYMLGHYIRPDLAVGITGSHYRQTTADRASAETLVNVNSEASSLGPVAMYTPHLFDRDVTVSVKYLREFSVQGRADQEYLICRIFMAF, from the coding sequence ATGATTAATAATAGCCCGCATCAATTAAGGCGATCCGCCATCCTGCGGTATCTGGCGATTGTCGCACTTATCTGGAATGGCCCCCTAGTTAGCCATGCTTCGGAAGGTGGTGGAAGCAATTATCTGCCGGGTTTTTACGGCGATTTTGCAATGGCGGTCATGCCTGAAAAAGGTACTTTCTTTAATAATTTCTATGCCGCCTATAAGGACACCAAGGGACAGACTGGAACCATTCTCGAAATGCCAAGTATCGTTCATGCCACCGGCCAAAAAATACTGGGCGGAAATTTTATCGTTGCCCTATATCCCGGATTAGTGGCCGCAAAAGATCAAAGTAACAATAACGATATGACCCGATTTGGTCTGGGTGATGCCTATCTGATACCAATAGCACTGAATTGGCAATGGGGTAGTCTTACGGCTTTAGCTTTTGAAGGTGTTGTTGCGCCTACCGGATATTATGAAAAAGGCGCATTAAATGCCGGCCGTAATGTCTGGACATTCGATCACATCCTGTCTCTAACCTGGCAATTACCAGCAGATAATGAACTGTCGGTTACTCTAGGCTACATGAACAATCTAAAAAATCCGGCCACCGCTTATCAAAGCGGCGATGAATTTCATGTTGATTATATGCTGGGACATTACATTCGACCCGATCTTGCAGTTGGTATCACCGGTTCGCACTATCGCCAAACCACTGCCGACAGGGCAAGTGCCGAAACCTTAGTGAATGTCAATAGCGAAGCTTCCAGCTTAGGCCCAGTAGCCATGTATACCCCACACCTATTCGATCGAGATGTTACTGTTTCAGTGAAGTATCTGCGAGAGTTCAGTGTTCAAGGTCGTGCCGACCAAGAATACTTGATTTGTCGTATTTTTATGGCCTTTTGA
- a CDS encoding tellurite resistance TerB family protein produces MLEQIKLFFEKHLSLPSPELAAEAKLQEALTALMTEMMIMDDVCQDVERAKILSLVKKCFSLSTEQAEILMANAEQKRQQAVDYYEFTSTINQCLGPEEKITFVKSLWQIAYADGNIDPQEEYMVRKIADLLGVSHTDFILAKLRANPNP; encoded by the coding sequence ATGCTCGAGCAAATCAAATTGTTTTTTGAAAAACACCTTTCCTTACCGTCACCCGAGCTTGCAGCGGAAGCAAAGCTTCAGGAGGCCTTGACTGCCTTAATGACGGAAATGATGATCATGGACGATGTCTGCCAGGATGTCGAACGGGCCAAGATTCTGTCCTTGGTGAAAAAGTGTTTTTCCCTCTCCACCGAACAGGCCGAGATCTTGATGGCCAATGCGGAACAAAAGCGTCAGCAGGCGGTTGATTATTACGAATTTACCTCAACAATCAACCAATGTCTCGGCCCTGAGGAGAAGATAACGTTTGTTAAATCCCTCTGGCAAATCGCTTATGCCGATGGCAATATCGATCCGCAAGAGGAGTATATGGTGCGCAAGATTGCCGATCTTCTTGGCGTCTCGCATACCGATTTTATTCTGGCCAAACTGCGCGCGAATCCCAATCCCTGA